A segment of the Phocoena sinus isolate mPhoSin1 chromosome 11, mPhoSin1.pri, whole genome shotgun sequence genome:
CCCACGAAGGGCTTCACTGAAAGATTCATGGTGCATTTCAGCAGACTTCACTTCAGTTGTCACATTGACTGGAGCAAAGGTGAGCACCATGCCAGGTTTGAGAACACCAGTCTCCACTCGACCCACAGGGACAGTGCCAGTACCACCAATTTTGTAGACGTCCTGGAGGGGCAAAGGCAAGGGCTTGTCAGTTGGGCAAGTTGGTGGCAGGATGCAATCCAGAGTTTCAAGCATTGTGGTTACACTGGCATTGCCATCTTTATGGGTGACTTTCCATCCCTTGAACCACAGCATGTTAGCACTTGGCTCCAGCATGTTGTCACCATTCCAGCCAGAAATTGGCACAAATGCTACTGTGTCGGGGTTGTAGCCAATTTTCTTAATATAGGTGCTGACTTCCTTAACAGTTTCCTCATATCTCTTCTGGCTGTAGGGTGGCTCAGTGGAATCCATTTTGTTAACAACAGTTTCAGACCCAGAGTGTAGGCCAGAAGGGCATGCTCACGAATCTGCCCATTGTTGGAAATACCTGCTTTAGattcaccaccaccagcagcaacAATCAGGACAGCACAGTCAGCCTGGGATGTGCCTGTAATCATGTTTTTGATGAAGTCTCTGTGTCCTGGGGCATCAATGATGTTCACATAGTACTTGCTGGTCTCGAATTTCCATAGGGAGATATCAGTGGTGATACCACACTTGCGTTCAGCTTTCAGTTTGTCCAAGACCCAGGTATACTTGAAGGAGCCCTTTCCCATCTTGGCAGACTCTTTCTCGAACTTTTCAGTGGTTCTCTTGTCGATCCCACCACATTTGTAGATCAGATGGCCAGTAGTGGTAGACTTCCCCGAATCTACGTGTCCAATGACAACGATGTTGATGTGGgtcttctcctttcccatttttgcTTAGGTTTAGTGGTGGTTTTCACAACACCTGTGTCCTGGCGGCAAACCCATTGTGAAAAAGGCCTCACTTCCTTTTTAAATACTACTTTCCGGAGATGACTACTTCCTGGTATCTAACCTTCCAGACCAGAGGGTTTTCTTTGGTTTAAAGAATCAATGCATCACTTGGGTATACTCAAGGAGTTTGATTTTTATAACCTTTCAGAGGAACTTGACTGATGTTAGGTCATTTTGCATTTCTTAGGAGGAATTAGGACACTTCGGTCGTCTTTTTTATGCTCTGAGAGTTGACAGCATATTCTGTTAGAAACCTATCTAATACATTGTAACTTCtgggtttttatttccttttataagtGAAACAGTATTTTGGTTGTGGTGTGGTGAAAGCCCTGAAAGCTGGAGCTGCGACATGGTTACTGTTCCAGTTATCTGGTGCTTCTTAGCAAACTACTCTAAAATTTAGGGCCttaaaaaagcaatttattattatttcacacAGTTGACAGGCTCATCTGGAAACTGGTGCAGCATCACTTCTTCCATATTGTAATGGTCAAAGCAGTTacctgcccagattcaagggggtgAGAGTGAGGATGGGGACTGGACTGCATCTCTCAGTCAGAGGCCTAGCAGACAGTTGGGGGCCATCTTTAATCTTCTACTGGTGGCGTGGCTGATGCAGTGGCAATCTTGAGAGGGAGAGGTAATAATTACAGAACACCCTTCTCATTACTCATTCATCTTCTGGGTTAAAATTCACCATGCTTAGACACAGTTCCAaggtaaattaattttgttgttgGTGGTAAAGGGgtagaaaacatgaataaaatttgtttacgggaaaggtttttaatgatgtaagaaaataaactctAGAGGAAGAACGTAAGATTTCCTAGTCCCCACTCCCCTCGAGGAAACATAACTTATTCTTTTAAGAATTGCTGTATTGCTTTTTCTTACTGAGAACGGTGATAACTTgcagaatttaagaaaatggtttttGAAGCAGGTTGATATATTGCATGTGTCATCAAGGGAGACAGGTATGCCAGTCCCCACTTCCTCAGAGACTTGCTAGGCCAGACATCCCTTTCCTGTAACTCAGTCCCCTCTAAATATATCCTCTTAGAGATTGTAAAGTGCTTCGGGAAATGATGAAGTGGGTTGAAGCTAGCATGGTTCATAATTTTTCCAACTCTTTGGCTTAAAATGAGCCCCCTTGTTTATCCTTCAAGATGTGTACTTTTTAGAGACTTAATGggaaggtttttcttttcctggttggattttaaaaatgaaattctccttttgtaatttgttttagAACTTGAACTGCCCTGCATTCTGGGGTGTGTGGAGTGTTCTCTTACCCCTCTGTATCTGTGCTTTTGCAGTTCCCTCTGTTACAGTATCTCTCCCATCACATACCCAGGCCCTTATTAACTACCTGTGAAACTTTTTCTGATTCCACAGTATTCATGTTGGTTTTCATTTGTTCCTCTTACAGCACTGACTTATCATGTATACGTGTTGGCGTTCATTCTAAACTGTTTGAGTGCTGAGACCATCTCAGTCATCTTTACTGCTTATTGCTTATGCTTTGCTTAAATTTAATGTGTTGAATGAAATGTACTACTAGGTGCACAATATTCCATTAAACTTGAGGcttagcagaaactaacactggAGTGTTATAAAAAATTAGAAGATGATAATATGAAGAAAGTTACTGAGCACCTAATAATGGCAACTGATATTTCTATAGCACTATACAAACTATTTCTGCCTAAGTTTAATTGTATACTTTTGACTTCTCTTGGAGGGTTGCAGATATTTCCTCTCCTTAACAGATGAGTAAAGAGAGTATGGAACTTGCTCAAGCTCACTCATCTAGAAAGAGGTGGAGCTAGAACTCAAATCTACTTAATTGTCTGAGACAATCCTGTAATGTATGCTTGTGATTTTTAATCAGGTAGGTTCTGCTTTAAGAAGAAACAGGATCTGAAGATACAAAATGGATTGAAAGATGATAATTGAATTCTGGGCTTTACTAAAAgaatttcttcattatttctagCAATATATTAACCAGAGATTTAATTTGCAACAGTTTGATTTTTGTTATCCATCGGCAATATACTGGATGTGAaagttcctttttatattttgagactTTAAGAAGAGTAACTTTTAACTTGTGTGAAGTTATTTGCCCAAGTTAACAAAGGCTAACAAAATCTCATCAGTTAGCTTCATACTAGACAGAGTATTCTTCTATTAGACAATCAGAGCACTACAGACATGTAAAAAATGATTTGAGTGACTATTTCTCAATTCTCTGTAGTATGGTGTGTAATTAGTGTAATTCTGCATGCATAAGAGAGAACTTAATCTATTAATACACAAAGGATGGCTTAGGGAGTAGGTTGACAAACTGCTCCTCAGAGCTAAATCTAGCCAAAGAACTAAGAAATTTTTTATAAGAAtcgttttatgttttaaaatcattgcAGAAGAGAATAATTCTGTGaatattatatgaaattcaaatttcagtgtccgtAAAGTTTCATTGGAACAGTTACCTCATTCCTTTACTTAATTGTTGGCAGCTGCTTTCAAGCTCCAATGGCAGAATTGAATAGTGACAGAGACCCTGTGGTctgaaaagcttaaaatatttacagaaaaggtttgccaaCCTGTGCCTTAGGGCATTAGTGCTTAATTTTGTCCTGTGGAACCTCAGTTGAGAAAGGCTAAGCTTACCAATGAAGACACCTGTTCAATTGCTGCGGTAGTTAAAGAGTATTTGTATTTAAGAGGAGCATTATATGTATCACAGCTGTTTTGAGAATTTGATCCTTTTTTTGCTCTGGAACGATGTTCTTTTGTCACTTGGCTTTGACAGTTGCAGCCTGGATTGGGCACccaagttttattttgttctgatgTCCTGAGGTTGACTAATTTATTGTATCTGACGCTTTGCaaagcacttttttttaatgacttacaTTGAGATTTGCTTTTGAGAAGTGACTAATTGGCAGTTCCAAACTGGACAGATTGAGGCCAGGTAAAGCCTGTAGGTGCCTGTCAGGCAGCAGTGAAGTTAAAAATCACCTGCTGTCAACACTAGGGAATTTTActaccattttcattttttgaaaaaatgaaggATCATTAGATTCCTGGAGTTGCAGCACTAAATGGGGAAACTGGGTAGTTTGCCTCTGTGGAATGTTCCTTTTGTTTCTGTAGCCTAATCATGAATTACTCTCTGCTAACCTCTTTCTGGCTTTggttaaaaatcatttttctggtAAGTTTGTTAATTAGGAAATGTAGAAATAGAACTGCTTGAGTTGTCATAACTTAAACTAGCCATGGAACTTTTAAACGAAAGAGGGAGCTAATGAAGACTTGTTTGAAAAAACAGGGGAGGGATGTTTTTGCTGCCTGAGCGCTGGTAGTTTTGTGTTACATGAAGCTGAAGACAATTATAGATGGGGATAAGGACTGTTGAGGAGAAAGCTGTCGACTTCTTCCTTTCAACTTCTGTTTTGTATGGAACTTTTATAACTTTGATCTAGTTTTGACAAGTGAGTTTCTTCGACATCCTGTTTTCCTGTAGAAGTAGATCTTTAAACAAAAAATCAACTCCAAGTTTGACAGAAGTCTTAAAGCATATCAGTGAATAGTGTTTTATTATTTgggtaattaaaataaattgcctTGCAGGTTGAAGGAATTAGCTCAGATTCTACATTCCTACTGCCCTTCAGCAGTAGCAGCAGATGGCCAGAAAGTTGGAGTGAAGATGGTGGGAAAGGTGGGGAGTATAGATCCATCACATCCTAGAGCCAGAGCTGTCCTTTTAGATTTGCTTTGTgctagttcaattttttttttttttctttttggtctgcCTTCCCCTACCCCTTCTTTGGGGAAGGTGGGTGGTAAGTAATTTATAAACACTTATCTTCCCCAAATGATTTGCCTCATTTAATAATTTATGCTTGTGCCATCAgtattttaactttgtttaaaacTTCATCATATTTAAGATGAAATAGAGTTGTGGTAATAGCAGGAAAATGTCCTGAAGGATAGCCAATGGACTTATAACTTGATATATCAAGTGCTTGTGAGAGGGATTATGATGGTCCCAAGGAAAGAGTGAGTGAGACTTTCTGGGTCCTGctaccctcccccctcctttcccaTAGTCTCATCTAGATGTGGTCTCTTTCTCTGCCAAATCCCTtgctctctgctcccttctcctcctccgtGCTCCTGCCACTACTGCCTGCTGCGGGTGAAGTGGCTGTGTTGTGTCTAATTAGCAAGTTGAGCAATGGATTATGAGAGAGAACATTGCATTCACCCTGGGCACAGCCTTAGCAGGTTTACTACTTCAGTAGGGGCTTGCTTTTAGCCCTTGAGTATCTTATCGAAAATGGAAGATAGGTAAGAATAAAACATAGCTGATTGAAACATAACCAGTAATAGTTGTACTAAGTATTAACAGAAGCAAGATGGTTTTCTTTCAGCTCCTTGGAGCCAGTCAGGAGAGGCTTTTTGGAAGAGGTGAGCTGAGGAAGGATAGACTGAGATTAATAAAGagattaaaagaacaaaacaaaactgggatTAGGAGTGGGAGTGGGGGTCAGTCAGTTAACACATACTCTACTGTTCATTTTGTGCCTGACATGGTTctaagcactggggatacaagtccctgccctcatgtagCCTGCGTTAGGGTGATGCATCTTATGGGTGATAGTTATTTAGTGTGGTAGAGGGCATAAGTGGGGGTTTGGTGGGAAATAAGAGAGGTGGAatacccctcccccccccgctTAAAAAAAGACCATGGTTAGtaatttaaatatgatttatGAGACAATTGGAAGGTGGTCTCATTAGGAGGCCTCTGAGGGactataatatattatatattttaacatctttattagagtataattgctttacaatggtgtgttagtttctgctttataacgaagtgaatcagttatacatatacatatacatatgtccccatatctcttccctcttgtatctccctccctcccaccctccctatcccacccttctaggtggtcacaaagcactgagctgatctccctgtgctatgcagctgcttcccattagctatctattttacgtttggtagtgtatatatgtccatgccactctctcactttgtcccagcttacccccctgccccccgtatcctcaagtgcattctctagtaggtctgcatctttattcccatcttgcccctaggttcttctgaccattttttttctttttttagattccatatatatgtgttagcatatggtatttgtttttctctttctgacttacttcactctatgacagtctctaggtccatccacctcactacaaataactcagtttcgttcctttttatggctaatattccattgtatatatgtgccacatcttctttatccattcatctgttgatggacatataaTGTTATTAATACAgcatttgagaaagaagaatccTTCTGTGACATACAGAGAATTGGAGTTCAGGGGTTTGAAAGTAGAGGCAGCCCCCTGCCCCTGGGCCCCCAAAAGtttcatttggttttgttttatttttttgcctttttgggAGTAAATTTCTGCTCTCAATATTCAGAGTATCAATAGGGATAGGGAAGAGGGTAGAATTCTGCTTCTGAGAGCTCTCTGAATTTAGTCTGGCCACTCATATTTTTGATGGTTATGTCCCTGATCTGTCAGCTACAGCAGAGTTAAAAGGTATAAATTATTTCCATGGTGTGGTGGAATCTTAAGGTACAAATTACATACAGATCAGGTCAATCATTAGATACATAGACTTTTTCACTCCTCATTGAGACAGAAGTCAAAGTCTTTATTCATTAACTTCCTAGGTTCTTGAAAAAGCATGGCAGTTTTCTATTTTGGCCTCAGAGCTTGTACAAGGTCAAATCACAGTTCCTTATAGCTGCAGTTTCCTTGACCCTGTTATTAAATTCTCAATTTTGCCCTTGAAAttccttcactttttcttttggaCAGGGTATGTTTCTTAGCTTTTTCTTCTCCAAACAGTGTTCTAGCTCTCTCTGTGTCCCCATGGACGAGCTCCACATGACTTTGGCCATCTTGTGTGtaccctgcccccactccccatGCACATTGCCTAATTAAGATTCTTTGGTTACAAGAAACAATTCCATTAACAGTAGTTTAGTAAGGGGTAAAGTTTATTTTAAGGccgttcactcattcattcaacaaacatttattgagtcagGCATTCTGTGTCAGGCACTAGTCTAGGTATTCAAGGATACAGGGAAATCTCAACATTAATCCAAGCGCAAGCTCCATGGTATACTTAATAAACCGGGATTTAAGGAGGCTCAGAGGATCTTAATAATAGGCAAGCTTCAGGGTGTATCACAGTCACCTGATTGCTAGGCCCTATTCCTAGAATAGGGCcaaataatttgcatttcccacaAGTTCCCTTGCTTGTGATGTGGATGCTGATGCTGCTCcgctggggaccacactttgaaaactttAGTAAGCTCCT
Coding sequences within it:
- the LOC116761751 gene encoding LOW QUALITY PROTEIN: elongation factor 1-alpha 1-like (The sequence of the model RefSeq protein was modified relative to this genomic sequence to represent the inferred CDS: inserted 1 base in 1 codon), translated to MGKEKTHINIVVIGHVDSGKSTTTGHLIYKCGGIDKRTTEKFEKESAKMGKGSFKYTWVLDKLKAERKCGITTDISLWKFETSKYYVNIIDAPGHRDFIKNMITGTSQADCAVLIVAAGGGESKAGISNNGQIREHALLAYTLGLKLXVNKMDSTEPPYSQKRYEETVKEVSTYIKKIGYNPDTVAFVPISGWNGDNMLEPSANMLWFKGWKVTHKDGNASVTTMLETLDCILPPTCPTDKPLPLPLQDVYKIGGTGTVPVGRVETGVLKPGMVLTFAPVNVTTEVKSAEMHHESFSEALRGDNVGFNVKNVSVKDVHRGNATGDSKNDPPTEAAGFPAQVIILNHPGQISGGYAPVLDYHTAHIACKFAELKEKTDRRSGKKLEDGPKFLKSGDAAIIDMVPGKPMCVESFSDYPPPGHFAVRDMRQTVAVGVIKAVDKKAAGGGKVTKSARKLRRLNEYYSQYLPPQS